A genome region from Frankineae bacterium MT45 includes the following:
- a CDS encoding MoxR-like ATPase, protein MTHVAPAGTPAADASSLERVMFEIKRVIVGQDRLVERMMVSLLAKGHCLLEGVPGVAKTLAVETLARTVSGSFARLQFTPDLVPSDIVGTRIYRQGAEKFDTELGPVFANFVLADEINRAPAKVQSALLEVMAERQVSIGGVRHPVPSPFLVLATQNPIESEGVYPLPEAQRDRFLMKINVGYPTAAEEREIIYRMGSVPPVASAVIGTDELERLQGRAAKVFVHHAIVDYVVRVVLATRSPAANGMPDVAQWISYGASPRASLGLIAAGRALALLRGRDYVLPQDILDVATDVLPHRLVLTYDAIADGVPAMHAVRRILQTVPLPQVSARPGPPLPNGGPQSNGAPQPGYAPSYAATAQPAGQPAPPPNSWERTT, encoded by the coding sequence GTGACGCATGTTGCCCCAGCCGGAACCCCAGCCGCGGACGCCAGCTCCCTCGAGCGCGTCATGTTCGAGATCAAGCGGGTCATCGTCGGTCAGGATCGCCTCGTCGAGCGGATGATGGTGAGCCTGCTGGCCAAGGGTCACTGCCTCCTCGAGGGCGTGCCCGGCGTCGCCAAGACGCTGGCCGTCGAGACGCTGGCCCGTACCGTCAGCGGCAGCTTCGCCCGACTGCAGTTCACCCCCGACCTGGTGCCGTCCGACATCGTCGGCACCCGCATCTACCGGCAGGGCGCTGAGAAGTTCGACACCGAACTCGGCCCCGTCTTCGCCAACTTCGTGCTGGCCGACGAGATCAACCGGGCGCCGGCCAAGGTGCAGTCGGCTCTGCTCGAAGTAATGGCCGAGCGTCAGGTCTCCATCGGCGGGGTACGCCACCCCGTCCCGTCGCCGTTCCTGGTGCTGGCCACCCAGAACCCGATCGAGAGTGAGGGCGTCTACCCGCTGCCCGAGGCGCAGCGCGACCGTTTCCTGATGAAGATCAACGTCGGCTACCCGACGGCCGCCGAGGAGCGCGAGATCATCTACCGGATGGGCTCCGTACCGCCGGTGGCCAGCGCGGTCATCGGTACCGATGAGCTCGAGCGGCTGCAGGGACGGGCCGCGAAGGTCTTCGTCCATCACGCGATCGTCGACTACGTGGTCCGGGTTGTCCTCGCCACCCGCAGCCCGGCCGCCAATGGCATGCCCGACGTCGCGCAGTGGATCTCCTACGGCGCCAGCCCCCGCGCCAGCCTCGGGCTCATCGCGGCCGGACGGGCGCTGGCGCTGCTGCGCGGACGCGACTACGTCCTCCCGCAGGACATCCTCGACGTGGCCACCGACGTGCTCCCACACCGGCTGGTGCTCACCTACGACGCGATCGCCGACGGCGTACCGGCCATGCACGCGGTGCGGCGCATTCTGCAGACCGTCCCGCTGCCTCAGGTATCAGCCCGACCGGGTCCTCCGCTGCCGAATGGCGGCCCGCAGTCCAACGGTGCGCCTCAGCCGGGTTACGCGCCCAGCTACGCCGCCACCGCCCAGCCCGCTGGTCAGCCCGCTCCGCCGCCGAACAGCTGGGAACGCACCACGTGA